From one Actinopolyspora saharensis genomic stretch:
- a CDS encoding acetolactate synthase large subunit, whose translation MTSANTRQNPAPETSPGQRPKPAPPNGAPVRATGAQALVRSLEAVGCEVVFGIPGGTILPTYDPLLDSTKVRHVLVRHEQAAGHAAVGYAQVTGRTGVCMATSGPGATNLVTALADASMDSVPMVAITGQQSTGLIGTDAFQEADICGITLPVTKHNFLVTDPAEIPRTIAEAFYIASSGRPGPVLVDIPKDVQQLNMSFSWPPEQRLPGYRPVGKPHGKQVREAARLMGEAKRPVLYVGGGVLKAEASEELTRLAEHTGIPVVTTLMARGAFPDSHPLHLGMPGMHGTVPAVAAMQRSDLLIALGTRFDDRVTGKLSGFAPEAKVVHADIDPAEISKNRVADVPIVGDCKEVLTELLEAVDDTPADRQRGGLSEWWEQLEDWRRRFPLGYDWPADDTLSPEYVIERIGKLAGPEAVYSAGVGQHQMWAAQFIEYQRPGSWLNSGGLGTMGYAVPAAMGAKAGAPDRQVWAIDGDGCFQMTNQELATCAIEGLPIKVAVINNGNLGMVRQWQNLFYAERYSQSDLGTHGHRIPDFALLAEALGGVGMRCESAADVDSVIERAMEIDDRPVVIDFVVGKDAQVWPMVAAGTGNDEIMAARGIRPLFDDDEG comes from the coding sequence ATGACCAGCGCCAACACCAGGCAGAATCCGGCCCCGGAAACGTCCCCGGGGCAGCGTCCGAAGCCGGCCCCACCCAACGGAGCCCCGGTAAGAGCGACCGGTGCCCAAGCACTGGTCCGCTCGCTGGAGGCCGTGGGCTGCGAGGTGGTCTTCGGAATACCGGGCGGAACGATTCTTCCCACCTACGACCCACTCCTGGACTCGACCAAGGTGCGTCACGTGCTCGTGCGGCACGAGCAGGCCGCCGGTCACGCGGCGGTCGGATACGCGCAGGTCACGGGAAGAACCGGAGTCTGCATGGCCACCTCGGGACCGGGAGCGACCAACCTGGTCACCGCGCTGGCGGACGCGAGCATGGACTCGGTTCCGATGGTGGCGATCACGGGACAGCAGAGCACCGGTCTGATCGGCACCGACGCCTTCCAGGAAGCCGACATCTGCGGCATCACGCTTCCGGTGACCAAGCACAACTTCCTGGTCACCGATCCGGCCGAGATCCCGCGAACCATCGCCGAGGCCTTCTACATCGCGTCCAGCGGTCGGCCGGGACCGGTGCTGGTGGACATCCCCAAGGACGTTCAGCAGCTGAACATGTCCTTCTCCTGGCCACCGGAACAGCGGCTGCCCGGTTACCGACCCGTCGGCAAGCCGCACGGCAAGCAGGTCCGCGAAGCGGCGCGCCTGATGGGCGAGGCCAAGCGCCCGGTGCTCTACGTCGGCGGTGGGGTGCTCAAGGCCGAGGCCTCGGAGGAGCTGACCAGGCTCGCCGAGCACACCGGTATCCCGGTGGTCACCACGCTGATGGCCCGGGGCGCGTTCCCCGACTCGCATCCCTTGCACCTGGGGATGCCGGGCATGCACGGGACGGTTCCCGCGGTGGCCGCGATGCAGCGATCCGATCTGCTGATCGCGCTGGGAACCCGCTTCGACGACAGGGTCACCGGCAAGCTGTCGGGCTTCGCGCCGGAGGCCAAGGTCGTGCACGCCGACATCGATCCGGCCGAGATCTCCAAGAACAGGGTCGCCGACGTGCCGATCGTGGGCGACTGCAAGGAGGTGCTGACCGAGCTCCTCGAAGCCGTGGACGATACCCCCGCCGATCGGCAGCGCGGTGGCCTGTCGGAGTGGTGGGAGCAGCTGGAGGACTGGCGCAGGCGCTTCCCCCTCGGGTACGACTGGCCCGCCGACGACACGCTCTCGCCCGAGTACGTGATCGAGCGGATCGGCAAGCTCGCGGGGCCGGAGGCGGTCTACAGCGCGGGAGTGGGGCAGCACCAGATGTGGGCGGCCCAGTTCATCGAGTACCAACGTCCGGGCAGCTGGCTCAACTCCGGTGGGCTCGGAACGATGGGCTACGCCGTTCCCGCGGCGATGGGTGCCAAGGCGGGAGCCCCCGACCGACAGGTCTGGGCCATCGACGGGGACGGCTGCTTCCAGATGACCAATCAGGAACTGGCCACCTGCGCCATCGAGGGGTTGCCGATCAAGGTGGCGGTCATCAACAACGGCAACCTCGGTATGGTCCGGCAGTGGCAGAACCTCTTCTACGCCGAGCGTTACTCACAAAGTGATCTCGGCACCCACGGGCACCGCATCCCCGACTTCGCGCTGCTGGCCGAGGCGCTCGGCGGCGTGGGGATGAGGTGCGAGTCCGCCGCCGACGTGGACAGCGTCATCGAGCGGGCGATGGAGATCGACGACCGACCCGTGGTCATCGACTTCGTGGTGGGCAAGGACGCGCAGGTGTGGCCGATGGTGGCCGCCGGAACCGGAAACGACGAAATCATGGCGGCGCGCGGAATCCGCCCGCTGTTCGACGACGACGAGGGGTGA
- a CDS encoding PH domain-containing protein — MSETRDETTDPDTATPSGGSTVDEADEHTPSAGGGTGSTPAESPEGDTVGASASAPQAATSEASPSSEDDAEGDVRRAPRLVFRFTRVSLLVLLVVAVCISPVAASLPWLSLLYLVPFGLLYWVIRMRTLAGPSGLTTRSLFRSESLQWTEIKALRLDERRWVRAITHSDREVPLPVVRVRDVPRLAAASGGWLRDPLTPADDSGEE, encoded by the coding sequence GTGAGCGAGACCCGCGACGAGACCACGGACCCGGACACCGCGACTCCCTCCGGAGGCAGCACGGTGGACGAAGCGGACGAACACACCCCCTCCGCCGGAGGCGGAACCGGCAGCACCCCCGCCGAATCACCGGAGGGGGACACCGTCGGCGCATCCGCGTCGGCCCCACAGGCAGCCACCTCGGAGGCCTCCCCCTCCTCGGAAGACGACGCGGAGGGCGACGTCCGGCGAGCACCACGGCTGGTTTTCCGCTTCACCCGCGTGAGCCTGCTCGTGCTCCTGGTCGTGGCGGTCTGCATCAGCCCGGTCGCCGCCTCCCTCCCCTGGCTGTCGCTGCTGTACCTGGTGCCGTTCGGCCTGCTCTACTGGGTGATCCGCATGCGGACCCTCGCCGGCCCCTCCGGGCTGACCACCCGCTCGCTGTTCCGGAGCGAATCCCTGCAGTGGACGGAGATCAAGGCCTTGCGGCTCGACGAGCGCCGCTGGGTCCGCGCGATCACCCACTCGGACCGGGAAGTCCCCCTGCCCGTGGTTCGGGTTCGGGACGTTCCCCGGCTGGCCGCCGCGAGCGGAGGATGGTTGCGCGACCCGCTCACTCCGGCCGACGACTCCGGCGAGGAGTAA
- a CDS encoding DoxX family protein has translation MRIHDDRPDAAGGYPDDRSHRDFRSDEGGWTTSPEDSTVGVGEPGTRQYAVAGELDYYDDEAYSGSGEGALRRDLDFYDEFSDSVEAARWNRGVDFGLLVLRLALGAVFVAHGAQKLFGAFGGPGLDGTADMLAEMGFGQTQVLAPLTGGTEFAAGILLGLGLFTPLAAAGVLGVMANAVVLGADSGFFLDGGGVEYPAVLGAAALALLFTGPGRVAADKGRAWFRRPVLSASIGLLIAVIASAAVLLGLR, from the coding sequence GTGCGAATCCACGATGATCGGCCCGACGCCGCGGGTGGCTATCCCGATGACCGCTCTCACCGTGATTTCCGCTCCGACGAGGGTGGCTGGACCACCTCACCGGAGGATTCCACTGTCGGAGTGGGGGAGCCCGGTACGAGACAGTATGCCGTCGCCGGGGAACTGGACTACTACGACGACGAGGCCTACAGCGGGTCCGGCGAGGGTGCGTTGCGGCGTGACCTGGACTTCTACGATGAATTCTCGGACTCGGTCGAAGCGGCGCGCTGGAACCGGGGAGTGGACTTCGGGCTGCTGGTGCTGCGACTGGCCCTGGGGGCGGTGTTCGTCGCGCACGGTGCGCAGAAACTCTTCGGCGCTTTCGGCGGTCCCGGGCTGGACGGCACGGCCGACATGCTCGCCGAGATGGGCTTCGGCCAGACCCAGGTTCTGGCTCCGCTGACCGGTGGTACCGAGTTCGCGGCGGGGATCCTGCTCGGGCTCGGGCTGTTCACCCCGCTGGCCGCGGCGGGAGTGCTCGGTGTGATGGCTAACGCCGTGGTGCTCGGCGCGGATTCCGGTTTCTTCCTCGACGGAGGGGGAGTCGAGTACCCGGCCGTGCTCGGGGCCGCCGCCCTGGCCCTGCTGTTCACCGGCCCGGGCAGGGTGGCCGCGGACAAGGGGCGGGCGTGGTTCCGGCGTCCGGTGCTCAGCGCGAGCATCGGGCTGCTGATCGCCGTGATCGCTTCCGCTGCGGTGCTGTTGGGCTTGCGGTGA
- a CDS encoding PQQ-dependent sugar dehydrogenase: protein MVVPPVNRRSLGRVPRRSTAIGAVLAAVALVSGCADFPEQHTQEWREQPSLRPQAGPEPRIEGQEQPPPSGHPPASPRPDQPEGCSDPDPAVIATCLDPVGAVAALPGGNAALVGERDTGRVLRVSDGGQPEEIARIQVDPTGGGGLTGLALSPSYAEDGLAYAYVTTPTDNRVVRIAPGDSPDPILTGIPRGPSGNAGAITADGSNSLIVATGNAGSAEQAADRSVLAGKVLRIDPFGDPAADNPDPTSPVISTGLSSPGGVCASNRDGGFWVTDRKAQREVLHRVVPGQQEQGPAWSWNGHPGVSGCAAAGGTLIVALTEEAAVYTMRPGPQGTFTGEPQPAMEDTYGRFSAAASGPNGLVWLGTSNKTGGEPVSSDDRVIRIEPPSGGTAGKE, encoded by the coding sequence GTGGTGGTCCCTCCGGTCAATCGACGTTCCCTCGGCCGAGTTCCGCGCAGGAGCACGGCCATCGGTGCGGTGCTGGCCGCAGTCGCCCTGGTCAGCGGATGTGCCGACTTCCCGGAACAACACACCCAGGAGTGGCGCGAACAACCCTCGCTGCGCCCGCAGGCGGGTCCGGAACCCCGGATCGAGGGGCAGGAGCAACCTCCTCCCTCCGGCCACCCCCCCGCTTCCCCGCGGCCCGACCAACCGGAGGGGTGCTCGGACCCCGATCCGGCCGTGATCGCCACCTGTCTCGATCCGGTCGGAGCCGTCGCGGCGCTGCCCGGGGGGAACGCCGCGCTCGTGGGCGAGCGCGACACCGGCCGCGTCCTGCGGGTCAGCGACGGCGGACAACCCGAGGAAATAGCCCGGATCCAGGTCGATCCCACGGGCGGCGGCGGGCTGACCGGACTCGCGCTGTCCCCGAGCTACGCGGAGGACGGGCTGGCCTACGCCTACGTCACCACCCCCACGGACAACCGGGTGGTCCGTATCGCGCCCGGCGACTCCCCCGATCCCATCCTCACCGGGATTCCGCGCGGACCCAGCGGGAACGCCGGAGCCATCACCGCGGACGGCTCGAACTCCCTGATCGTGGCCACCGGAAACGCCGGGTCCGCGGAGCAGGCGGCCGACCGTTCGGTCCTGGCGGGCAAAGTGCTGCGGATCGACCCGTTCGGAGATCCCGCAGCGGACAACCCCGATCCGACGTCGCCGGTGATCTCGACGGGCCTGAGCTCTCCCGGCGGAGTGTGCGCGTCGAACCGGGACGGGGGCTTCTGGGTCACCGACCGGAAGGCGCAGCGGGAGGTGCTCCACCGCGTCGTCCCCGGACAGCAGGAGCAAGGCCCGGCGTGGAGCTGGAACGGCCACCCGGGGGTCTCCGGCTGCGCGGCCGCCGGGGGCACGCTGATCGTAGCGCTGACCGAGGAAGCCGCCGTCTACACCATGCGGCCGGGACCGCAAGGCACGTTCACCGGTGAACCACAACCCGCCATGGAGGACACCTACGGGCGCTTCTCCGCGGCTGCGAGCGGCCCGAACGGGCTGGTGTGGCTGGGCACCTCGAACAAGACGGGCGGGGAGCCGGTCTCCAGCGACGACAGGGTGATCCGCATCGAACCTCCCTCCGGTGGGACAGCTGGCAAGGAGTGA
- the gatB gene encoding Asp-tRNA(Asn)/Glu-tRNA(Gln) amidotransferase subunit GatB — protein sequence MTAVAEIMDYDEVLRNFDPVLGLEVHVELSTATKMFCGCANEFGAEPNTRVCPVCLGMPGALPVVNGTAVESAVRIGLALNCQVAEWCRFARKNYFYPDMPKNFQTSQYDEPIVFDGHLDVVLDDGETFRVGIERAHMEEDTGKSSHVGGSTGRIHGAEHSLLDYNRAGVPLIEIVTKPITDAGDRAPEVARAYVTALRDLLRSMGVSDVRMDQGSLRCDANVSLTPKGETRFGTRTETKNVNSFRSIERAVRFEMRRHATLLNEGAEIVQETRHFDESSGETSSGRRKEEAEDYRYFPEPDLVPIAPSREWVEQLRATLPEMPWERRRRAQEQWELSDEELRDLVNAGALDLIAATVDAGASPSEARSWWVAYLTQRANERGTELAALPITPEQVARVIELVNEGKLTHKLARQVVDGVLDDRGGPDEVIAADQLEVVSDDSSLQAAVDEALAAQPDAAEKIRGGKVQAAGAIVGAVMKATQGQADAKRVRELVLAACGQQ from the coding sequence ATGACAGCGGTCGCCGAGATCATGGACTACGACGAGGTCCTGCGGAATTTCGACCCGGTGCTGGGTCTGGAAGTGCACGTCGAGTTGTCCACGGCAACCAAGATGTTCTGCGGTTGCGCCAACGAGTTCGGTGCTGAGCCGAACACGAGGGTGTGCCCGGTGTGCCTGGGGATGCCCGGTGCGCTGCCCGTGGTCAACGGTACGGCGGTGGAGTCGGCCGTCCGGATCGGCCTGGCGCTGAACTGCCAGGTGGCCGAGTGGTGCAGGTTCGCGAGGAAGAACTACTTCTACCCGGACATGCCGAAGAACTTCCAGACCTCGCAGTACGACGAGCCGATCGTCTTCGACGGTCACCTCGACGTCGTGCTCGACGACGGGGAGACCTTCCGCGTGGGCATCGAGCGCGCGCACATGGAGGAGGACACCGGCAAGTCCTCGCACGTGGGGGGGTCCACCGGCCGCATCCACGGCGCCGAGCACTCGCTGCTCGACTACAACAGGGCGGGCGTGCCGTTGATCGAGATCGTCACCAAGCCGATCACCGATGCCGGGGATCGCGCGCCCGAGGTCGCCCGGGCCTACGTCACGGCTCTGCGGGACCTGCTGCGGTCCATGGGGGTGTCCGATGTCCGGATGGACCAGGGGTCGTTGCGTTGTGACGCGAACGTCTCGTTGACCCCCAAGGGCGAGACCCGGTTCGGAACCAGGACCGAGACGAAGAACGTCAACTCCTTCCGCAGCATCGAGCGCGCGGTGCGTTTCGAGATGCGCAGGCACGCGACGCTGCTGAACGAGGGCGCCGAGATCGTCCAGGAGACGCGGCACTTCGACGAGTCCTCCGGGGAGACCTCCTCGGGCAGGCGCAAGGAGGAGGCCGAGGACTACCGGTACTTCCCCGAGCCGGATCTCGTGCCCATCGCGCCTTCACGCGAGTGGGTGGAACAGCTGCGCGCCACCCTTCCCGAGATGCCCTGGGAGCGGCGCAGGCGCGCCCAGGAGCAGTGGGAGCTGTCCGACGAGGAGCTGCGCGATCTGGTCAACGCGGGGGCGCTGGATCTCATCGCCGCCACTGTGGACGCGGGGGCCTCGCCTTCCGAGGCGCGCTCCTGGTGGGTCGCCTACCTGACGCAGCGGGCCAACGAGCGCGGTACCGAGCTGGCCGCCCTGCCGATCACTCCGGAGCAGGTCGCGCGGGTCATCGAGCTCGTGAACGAGGGCAAGCTCACGCACAAGCTCGCCCGGCAGGTCGTGGACGGCGTGCTGGACGACCGCGGGGGACCGGACGAGGTCATCGCGGCGGACCAGCTGGAGGTGGTCTCCGACGACTCCTCCCTGCAGGCCGCCGTGGACGAGGCGCTGGCGGCTCAGCCCGACGCGGCCGAGAAGATCCGGGGCGGCAAGGTTCAGGCCGCCGGGGCGATCGTCGGCGCCGTCATGAAGGCCACTCAGGGGCAGGCCGACGCGAAACGAGTCCGCGAGCTGGTGCTGGCCGCGTGCGGCCAGCAGTGA
- the gatA gene encoding Asp-tRNA(Asn)/Glu-tRNA(Gln) amidotransferase subunit GatA produces the protein MTSTTSGPAGSGSTELTGLTASELAAKISAGEVSAEEATRAHLDRIEAVEPDVHAFLHVNGQEALEAARRADEDRANGRAASPLAGVPLALKDVFTTTDMPTTCGSRMLENWTPPYDSTVASRLREAGVVILGKTNMDEFAMGSSTENSAFGPTHNPWDLERVPGGSGGGSSAALAAFEAPLAIGTDTGGSIRQPAAVTGTVGVKPTYGGVSRYGLVAFSSSLDQAGPCGRTVLDAAMLHEVIAGHDRMDSTSIDAPVPQVTAAAREGAAGDLSGMRVGVVREFAGEGYQQGVLDSFNAAVDTLTSLGAEVVEVSCPHFEYALGAYYLIAPSECSSNLARFDAMRYGLRVGDDGEHNAEEVMSLTRDQGFGAEVKRRIMLGTYALSSGYYDAYYGQAQKVRTLISRDFASAFEQVDVLVSPTTPTTAFRIGERADDPMAMYLADLCTIPSNLAGNASMSVPSGVSAEDGLPVGLQIMAPAMADDRLYRVGAAYETARDAASGSPLVDRIPQLEVAR, from the coding sequence ATGACCTCGACTACGTCCGGTCCAGCGGGGTCGGGTTCGACCGAACTCACCGGTCTGACGGCCTCCGAACTGGCAGCCAAGATCAGCGCGGGTGAGGTCTCCGCCGAGGAGGCCACCCGCGCGCACCTCGACCGCATCGAGGCGGTCGAGCCCGATGTGCACGCCTTCCTGCACGTGAACGGGCAGGAGGCGCTCGAAGCGGCGCGGCGGGCCGACGAGGACCGAGCGAACGGCAGGGCGGCCTCGCCGCTGGCCGGGGTTCCCCTCGCGCTGAAGGACGTGTTCACCACGACCGACATGCCGACCACCTGCGGGTCGCGGATGTTGGAGAACTGGACGCCGCCGTACGACTCGACGGTGGCGAGCCGTCTCCGCGAGGCGGGAGTGGTGATCCTCGGCAAGACCAACATGGACGAGTTCGCCATGGGGTCCTCGACCGAGAACTCGGCCTTCGGCCCCACGCACAACCCCTGGGACCTGGAGCGAGTTCCCGGAGGATCCGGAGGTGGTTCCTCGGCGGCCCTGGCGGCTTTCGAGGCCCCCCTCGCGATCGGAACCGACACGGGCGGTTCCATCAGGCAGCCCGCAGCCGTCACCGGCACCGTCGGGGTCAAGCCGACTTACGGCGGGGTCTCCCGGTACGGTCTGGTCGCCTTCTCCTCCTCGCTGGACCAGGCTGGCCCGTGCGGACGCACCGTGCTGGACGCGGCGATGCTGCACGAGGTCATAGCCGGGCACGACCGGATGGACTCGACCTCGATCGACGCCCCGGTTCCCCAGGTCACCGCGGCCGCGCGGGAAGGGGCCGCCGGCGATCTCAGCGGAATGCGCGTGGGCGTGGTGCGCGAGTTCGCCGGGGAGGGTTACCAGCAGGGAGTGCTGGACTCCTTCAACGCGGCCGTGGACACGCTCACCTCGCTGGGGGCCGAGGTCGTCGAGGTCTCCTGCCCGCACTTCGAGTACGCCCTCGGCGCCTACTACCTGATCGCGCCGAGCGAGTGCTCCTCGAACCTGGCTCGTTTCGACGCCATGCGCTACGGGCTGCGCGTCGGTGACGACGGGGAGCACAACGCGGAGGAAGTCATGTCCCTGACGCGGGACCAGGGCTTCGGCGCCGAGGTCAAGCGGCGGATCATGCTCGGGACCTACGCGCTGTCCTCCGGGTACTACGACGCCTACTACGGTCAGGCCCAGAAGGTGCGCACCCTGATCAGCAGGGATTTCGCCTCCGCCTTCGAGCAGGTCGACGTGCTCGTCTCGCCGACCACCCCGACCACGGCCTTCCGGATCGGCGAACGTGCCGATGATCCGATGGCCATGTATCTGGCCGATCTGTGCACGATCCCCAGCAACCTCGCCGGGAACGCGTCCATGAGCGTGCCCTCCGGGGTCTCGGCGGAGGACGGTTTGCCGGTGGGGCTGCAGATCATGGCTCCCGCCATGGCCGACGACCGGCTGTACCGGGTGGGTGCCGCCTACGAGACCGCGCGGGACGCCGCTTCCGGCAGTCCGCTGGTCGACCGCATTCCGCAGTTGGAGGTGGCCCGATGA
- the gatC gene encoding Asp-tRNA(Asn)/Glu-tRNA(Gln) amidotransferase subunit GatC translates to MSTISRDEVAHLAGLARLAVSEEELEKFSGQLDVILDAVARVGEVAADEIPPTSHAVPVTNVFRTDEVRQGLSREQALRSAPATEENRFRVPRILNEEA, encoded by the coding sequence TTGTCCACGATCTCCCGTGACGAGGTGGCGCACCTCGCCGGACTTGCCCGGCTGGCCGTTTCCGAGGAGGAACTCGAGAAGTTCTCCGGCCAGCTCGATGTGATCCTCGACGCGGTGGCCAGAGTGGGTGAGGTCGCCGCCGATGAGATACCGCCCACGTCGCACGCGGTTCCGGTGACCAACGTCTTCCGGACCGATGAGGTACGGCAGGGGCTGTCCCGCGAGCAGGCGCTGCGGAGCGCGCCCGCCACGGAGGAGAACAGGTTCCGCGTACCACGGATTTTGAACGAGGAGGCGTGA